A window from Dromaius novaehollandiae isolate bDroNov1 chromosome 1, bDroNov1.hap1, whole genome shotgun sequence encodes these proteins:
- the LOC135327938 gene encoding olfactory receptor 52Z1P-like — protein MAAVNHTDSRPGTFLLVGIPGLERFHLWISVPFFSMYTFALLGNLVLLFIIFREQSLHKPMYLFLSALTVADLLLSTSTVPRMLAIFWFRARGISFGACLAQVFLVHFIFAAESAVLVAMAFDRYVAICNPLRYVTLLTPSIIWRIEVAAVVRSLCIVLPFVFLLQRLSYCRNRVIPHSYCEHMGVARLACTSIKVNVVYGLTVVLLSAGIDVVFIAVSYGLILRAVFQLPSTGARLKAMGTCGSHLCSILLFYTPAFFSFFTHRFGGHSIPRHIHILLANLYVVVPPMLNPVIYGVKNKRICESLLCMFFSERPALLRESLAVLMMLLRTRTSRVGTAKTFSMYPIPTYPIPMYPNSRYPIPTYPNPTYPIATYPSPMYHVPHIPISTCPNPIYPIVLTQRPNDPGFVILLA, from the exons ATGGCAGCTGTCAATCACACAGACTCCAGGCCCGGCACATTCCTCCTTGTGGGCATCCCAGGCCTGGAGAGGTTTCACCTCTGGATTTCGGTCCCCTTCTTCTCCATGTATACTTTTGCCCTTCTCGGCAACTTAGTCTTGCTCTTTATCATCTTCCGAGAACAAAGCCTGCACAAGCCTATGtaccttttcctttctgcactaACAGTAGCAGACTTGCTCTTATCTACCTCTACAGTGCCCAGGATGTTAGCTATTTTCTGGTTCCGAGCGAGGGGCATTTCTTTTGGTGCATGCCTTGCTCAGGTGTTTCTCGTTCACTTTATTTTTGCTGCAGAGTCAGCAGTTCTGGTGGCCATGGCCTttgatcgctatgttgccatctgcaaccCCCTGCGCTACGTGACTTTATTGACCCCCTCCATCATATGGAGAATAGAGGTGGCGGCTGTTGTCAGAAGCCTCTGCATCGTCCTCCcgtttgtttttctgcttcaaaGGCTGTCTTACTGCAGAAACCGCGTTATCCCTCACTCCTACTGCGAGCACATGGGTGTAGCCAGACTGGCCTGCACAAGTATAAAGGTCAATGTTGTCTACGGTTTGACAGTTGTCTTGCTGTCGGCGGGGATAGATGTAGTGTTCATTGCTGTGTCCTACGGACTGATTCTGAGGGCTGTCTTCCAGCTCCCCTCCACAGGCGCCCGTCTCAAGGCTATGGGCACCTGcggctcccacctctgcagcatCCTCCTCTTCTACACGCCGgccttcttctcctttttcacGCACCGTTTTGGTGGCCACAGCATCCCCCGCCACATCCACATACTGCTGGCCAATCTCTACGTAGTGGTCCCCCCCATGCTAAATCCCGTCATTTATGGAGTGAAGAACAAGCGGATTTGTGAATCACTGCTGTGCATGTT CTTTTCTGAAAGGCCAGCTTTGCTGAGGGAGAGCTTAGCAGTGCTAATGATGCTGTTAAGGACAAGGACTTCCCGTGTCGGGACAG CAAAGACCTTCTCAAT GTACCCCATCCCCACGTACCCCATCCCCATGTATCCCAACTCCAGGTACCCCATCCCCACATATCCCAATCCCACATACCCCATCGCCACATACCCCAGCCCCATGTACCACGTTCCCCACATACCCATCTCCACATGCCCCAACCCCATCTACCCCATTGTCTTGACCCAGCGTCCTAACGATCCAGGTTTCGTGATTCTCTTGGCCTAA